One window of the Pseudomonas sihuiensis genome contains the following:
- the mrdA gene encoding penicillin-binding protein 2 has protein sequence MPQPIRLKDHEKDARLVKRRVLVGGVVIILLTCVLIMRMYYLQVVQYEHHSTLAENNRIHVQPLPPTRGLIFDRNGVIIADNRPSFSLTVTRERAGDWLSVLDTVVEVLELSEDERVLFERRVRQGRRPFEPVPILFELSEEQIARIAVNQFRLPGVEVAAQLVRHYPQQEHFAHSVGYVGRINEQELKRLDPTDYAGTHHIGKTGIERFYEDELHGEVGYEEVETNARGRVLRVLKRVDPKPGKDIVLSLDVQLQEAAENALGGRRGAVVAIDPNNGEVLAMVSQPSFDPNPFVTGISFKAYGELRDSIDQPLYNRVLRGLYPPGSTIKPMVAVAGLDAGVVTPTSRVFDPGFYQLPNHSHKYRNWNRTGDGWVDLNLAIARSNDTYFYDLAHKMGVDRMHDYMSRFGLGQRVALDMFEETAGLMPSRDWKRARYRQPWYPGETLILGIGQGYMQTTPLQLAQATVLMATRGKWIRPHLAKSVDGRLPADPNPMPDIVLRDPKFWDYGIHGMEEVLHGPRGTARKVGDSSVYRIAGKSGTAQVVAIKQGEKYDRNKVQERHRDHALFIGFAPAQKPQIAVAVMVENGESGSGVAAPVVKQVMDAWLLDKETGQLKAEFALPQTAEVSQR, from the coding sequence ATGCCGCAGCCGATTCGCCTCAAGGATCACGAAAAGGACGCTCGCCTGGTCAAGCGCCGGGTGCTCGTCGGCGGGGTGGTGATCATCCTGCTGACGTGCGTGCTGATCATGCGCATGTACTACCTGCAGGTCGTGCAGTACGAGCATCACAGCACCCTGGCGGAAAACAATCGCATCCACGTGCAGCCGCTGCCGCCGACCCGTGGGCTGATCTTCGACCGCAATGGGGTGATCATCGCCGACAACCGTCCCAGCTTCAGCCTGACCGTAACCCGCGAGCGCGCCGGTGACTGGTTGAGCGTGCTCGATACGGTAGTCGAGGTGCTCGAGCTTTCCGAGGATGAGCGCGTGCTGTTCGAGCGCCGCGTGCGCCAGGGGCGGCGTCCGTTCGAGCCGGTACCGATCCTGTTCGAGCTGTCCGAAGAGCAGATCGCTCGTATTGCGGTCAACCAGTTCCGCCTGCCGGGCGTCGAGGTCGCCGCGCAGCTGGTGCGGCATTACCCGCAGCAGGAACACTTCGCTCATTCGGTCGGCTACGTCGGGCGCATCAACGAGCAGGAGCTCAAGCGTCTGGATCCGACCGATTACGCCGGTACCCACCATATTGGCAAGACCGGTATCGAGCGTTTCTACGAGGACGAGTTGCACGGCGAAGTCGGCTACGAAGAGGTCGAGACCAATGCGCGTGGTCGCGTGCTGCGGGTGCTCAAGCGCGTCGATCCGAAACCGGGCAAGGACATCGTGCTCAGCCTCGATGTACAGCTGCAGGAGGCGGCCGAGAACGCCCTGGGTGGTCGACGTGGAGCAGTGGTGGCTATCGACCCGAATAATGGTGAAGTGCTGGCGATGGTCAGTCAGCCCAGCTTCGACCCCAATCCCTTCGTCACCGGTATCAGCTTCAAGGCCTATGGCGAGCTGCGCGACTCCATCGATCAGCCGCTGTATAACCGGGTGCTGCGCGGCCTCTATCCACCAGGCTCGACCATCAAACCGATGGTTGCTGTGGCCGGTCTCGATGCAGGGGTGGTCACTCCCACTTCGCGGGTGTTCGACCCCGGTTTCTATCAGTTGCCCAATCACAGCCACAAATACCGTAACTGGAACCGCACCGGTGACGGCTGGGTCGATCTCAACCTGGCCATCGCCCGCTCCAATGACACCTATTTCTATGATCTGGCGCACAAGATGGGCGTTGATCGCATGCACGATTACATGAGCCGCTTCGGCCTCGGGCAGCGCGTGGCGCTGGACATGTTCGAGGAAACCGCCGGCCTGATGCCTTCGCGTGACTGGAAGCGGGCACGTTATCGTCAGCCCTGGTACCCGGGCGAGACGCTGATTCTCGGCATTGGCCAGGGCTACATGCAGACCACGCCGCTGCAGTTGGCGCAGGCCACCGTGCTGATGGCCACGCGCGGCAAGTGGATTCGTCCGCACCTGGCCAAGAGCGTCGACGGCCGCCTGCCTGCTGACCCCAATCCGATGCCCGATATCGTCCTGCGTGATCCGAAATTCTGGGATTACGGCATTCACGGCATGGAAGAGGTATTGCACGGCCCTCGCGGTACCGCGCGCAAGGTCGGTGACAGTTCGGTCTACCGCATCGCGGGCAAGAGCGGTACGGCGCAGGTGGTGGCGATCAAGCAGGGTGAGAAGTACGACCGCAACAAGGTGCAGGAGCGCCATCGTGACCACGCCCTGTTCATTGGTTTTGCGCCGGCGCAGAAGCCGCAGATCGCCGTAGCGGTCATGGTGGAAAACGGCGAGTCAGGCTCTGGCGTCGCCGCCCCGGTGGTCAAGCAGGTGATGGACGCCTGGCTGCTGGATAAAGAGACCGGTCAGCTCAAAGCCGAATTCGCCTTGCCCCAGACTGCCGAGGTCAGCCAGCGATGA
- the rsfS gene encoding ribosome silencing factor, with protein MPSEELVKIAVAALEEIKATDITVIDVKDKTSITDFMVIASGSSSRQVKSLVENVLEKVKEQGVRPIGSEGLDSGEWALLDLGDIVVHVMLPTARQFYDLERLWQGAEQSRAQHSAE; from the coding sequence ATGCCCAGCGAAGAGCTGGTCAAGATCGCCGTGGCGGCGCTGGAAGAAATCAAGGCGACCGACATCACCGTGATCGACGTCAAGGACAAGACCAGCATCACCGACTTCATGGTGATCGCCAGCGGTAGCTCCAGCCGTCAGGTCAAGTCGCTGGTGGAAAACGTGCTGGAAAAGGTCAAGGAGCAGGGCGTGCGCCCGATCGGTAGCGAAGGTCTGGACAGCGGCGAATGGGCCCTGCTCGACTTGGGCGACATCGTCGTGCACGTGATGCTGCCGACCGCGCGTCAGTTCTATGACCTCGAGCGCCTGTGGCAGGGCGCCGAGCAGAGCCGCGCTCAGCACAGCGCCGAGTAA
- the rlmH gene encoding 23S rRNA (pseudouridine(1915)-N(3))-methyltransferase RlmH has translation MRIKLIAVGSRMPRWVEEGWQEYVKRLPAELPLELVEIPLNTRGKNADVARLIRQEGEAMLSKVQPGERIVTLEVHGKPWSTEQLAAELERWRLDARNVNLMVGGPEGLAPEVCARSEQRWSLSPLTLPHPLVRILLGEQIYRAWTVLSGHPYHK, from the coding sequence GTGCGGATCAAACTGATCGCCGTCGGTTCGCGCATGCCGCGCTGGGTCGAGGAGGGCTGGCAGGAGTACGTCAAGCGTCTGCCTGCAGAACTGCCGCTGGAGCTGGTGGAAATTCCCCTCAACACCCGCGGCAAGAATGCCGACGTTGCCCGCCTGATCCGTCAGGAGGGGGAGGCCATGCTGAGCAAGGTGCAGCCCGGCGAACGTATCGTCACGCTGGAGGTCCATGGCAAGCCGTGGAGCACCGAGCAGCTGGCGGCGGAGCTGGAGCGCTGGCGTCTCGATGCGCGCAACGTCAACCTCATGGTCGGTGGCCCGGAAGGGCTGGCGCCGGAGGTCTGTGCGCGCAGCGAACAACGCTGGTCGCTGTCGCCACTGACCCTGCCGCATCCGCTGGTGCGTATTCTGCTCGGCGAGCAGATCTACCGAGCCTGGACCGTGCTGTCCGGCCACCCGTATCACAAGTGA
- the rodA gene encoding rod shape-determining protein RodA — MRRRASLLQRMHIDGWLLLLLLILGTGSLFILYSASGKNVDLLLKQASSFGIGMLAVVVIAQFDPRFMARWVPLAYLAGVALLIVVEVMGHTAMGATRWINIPGVIRFQPSELMKIIMPMTIAWYLSRYNLPPRFKHIVISLAMIGIPFVLIVKQPDLGTSLLILASGAFVVFMAGLQWRWIIGAAAAVVPIAVGMWYFVMHDYQKRRVLTFLNPESDPLGSGWNIIQSKAAIGSGGVLGKGWLLGTQSHLDFLPESHTDFIIAVLAEEFGLVGVCLLLLLYLLLLARGLVITAQAQTLFGKLLAGALTMTFFVYVFVNIGMVSGLLPVVGVPLPFISYGGTHLVTLLSGFGILMAIHTHRKWIAQV; from the coding sequence CTGCGTCGTCGCGCCAGTCTGTTGCAGCGCATGCATATCGATGGCTGGTTGCTGTTGCTGCTGCTGATTCTGGGCACTGGCAGTCTGTTCATTCTTTATTCGGCCAGTGGCAAGAACGTCGACCTGCTGCTCAAGCAAGCCTCGTCTTTCGGCATAGGCATGCTCGCGGTGGTGGTGATCGCCCAGTTCGACCCGCGCTTTATGGCGCGCTGGGTGCCTCTGGCCTATCTGGCGGGTGTCGCCTTGCTGATAGTGGTGGAGGTGATGGGCCACACCGCGATGGGGGCGACACGCTGGATCAATATTCCCGGGGTGATCCGTTTCCAGCCTTCGGAGCTGATGAAGATCATCATGCCGATGACCATTGCCTGGTACCTGTCACGGTATAACCTGCCGCCACGCTTCAAGCACATTGTCATCAGCCTGGCGATGATCGGTATTCCCTTCGTGCTGATCGTCAAACAGCCGGACCTGGGGACTTCGCTGCTGATTCTCGCCTCGGGCGCCTTCGTGGTGTTCATGGCTGGCCTGCAGTGGCGCTGGATCATTGGTGCCGCCGCCGCTGTGGTACCGATTGCGGTGGGCATGTGGTACTTCGTCATGCATGACTACCAGAAGCGCCGTGTGTTGACCTTCCTCAACCCGGAGAGCGATCCGCTGGGGTCGGGTTGGAACATCATCCAGTCCAAGGCGGCCATCGGTTCTGGTGGTGTATTGGGCAAGGGCTGGTTACTGGGTACCCAGTCGCACCTGGATTTTTTGCCGGAAAGCCATACGGACTTTATCATTGCCGTGCTCGCGGAGGAGTTCGGCCTGGTCGGCGTCTGTCTGTTGTTGCTGCTCTATCTGCTGCTGCTGGCGCGTGGCCTGGTGATTACCGCCCAGGCGCAGACGTTGTTCGGCAAGCTGCTGGCCGGGGCGCTGACCATGACCTTCTTCGTCTACGTATTCGTCAACATCGGCATGGTCAGCGGGCTGCTGCCGGTGGTTGGGGTGCCGCTGCCCTTCATTAGTTATGGCGGAACCCATCTGGTCACGCTGTTGTCAGGCTTCGGGATATTGATGGCGATCCACACCCACAGAAAGTGGATCGCTCAGGTTTGA
- the nadD gene encoding nicotinate-nucleotide adenylyltransferase, translating into MKRIGARRIGLLGGTFNPVHIGHLRAALEVAEFMALDQLRLIPSARPPHRDTPQATAEQRLAMVQLAVAGEPRLTVDDRELRRDKPSYTVDTLESVRAELAADDQLFLLLGWDAFCGLPSWHRWQELLEHCHLLVLQRPDADSEAPEALRDLLAARSVSDPLSLQGAGGQISFIWQTPLAISATQIRHLLATDRSARYLLPDAVLAYIQAHDLYRAPNA; encoded by the coding sequence ATGAAACGGATCGGCGCCCGACGCATCGGCCTGCTCGGCGGTACCTTCAACCCGGTGCACATCGGGCATCTGCGTGCCGCACTGGAAGTGGCCGAGTTCATGGCGCTGGACCAACTGCGGCTGATTCCCAGCGCCAGGCCGCCGCATCGCGACACGCCGCAGGCAACAGCCGAGCAACGCTTGGCCATGGTTCAGCTGGCGGTGGCCGGCGAGCCGCGGCTGACGGTCGATGACCGCGAGCTGCGCCGTGACAAACCGTCTTATACGGTGGACACGCTGGAGTCTGTGCGCGCCGAGTTGGCAGCGGACGATCAGCTGTTTCTGCTGCTCGGCTGGGACGCTTTCTGCGGCTTGCCGAGTTGGCATCGCTGGCAGGAACTGCTTGAGCATTGCCACCTGTTGGTGCTGCAACGGCCGGATGCCGACAGCGAAGCGCCGGAGGCGCTGCGCGATCTGCTGGCCGCGCGCAGTGTCAGCGACCCGCTGAGCCTGCAGGGTGCTGGCGGGCAAATCAGTTTCATCTGGCAGACTCCGCTGGCGATTTCCGCCACGCAGATTCGCCATCTACTGGCAACCGACCGCTCGGCGCGATATCTGCTGCCGGATGCGGTACTGGCCTACATCCAGGCGCACGATCTGTACCGTGCGCCCAATGCTTGA
- the mltB gene encoding lytic murein transglycosylase B — protein MHSLRSWAARTLIGVGIAGALGTGAQALAADYDGSPQVAEFVEEMTRDYGFASEQLVSLFAEVERKQAILDAISRPAEKVKPWKDYRPIFITDKRIAHGVEFWKNNQAALEKAEAEYGVPPQFIVAIIGVETFYGGNTGSWRVMDALSTLAFDYPPRAPFFRKELREFLLLTREEQVDPITLKGSYAGAMGLPQFMPSSFRAYAVDFDGDGHINIWSNPTDAIGSVASYFKRHGWQAGGQVASRVEASGTRVDEGLTQGLDPVKSVAELRALGWQSQDKLAEDLPVTAFRLEGAQGDEYWFGLPNFYTITRYNRSVMYAMAVNQLAELLVEARGNR, from the coding sequence ATGCATTCTCTGCGTAGTTGGGCTGCTCGTACGCTCATTGGAGTCGGTATCGCCGGCGCGCTTGGTACTGGTGCACAGGCGCTGGCGGCCGATTACGACGGCTCGCCGCAGGTGGCCGAGTTCGTCGAGGAAATGACCCGCGACTATGGCTTCGCCAGCGAGCAACTGGTCAGCCTGTTCGCCGAGGTTGAGCGCAAGCAGGCGATTCTCGATGCCATCTCGCGCCCGGCAGAGAAGGTCAAGCCCTGGAAGGACTACCGGCCGATCTTCATCACCGACAAGCGTATCGCTCACGGCGTGGAATTCTGGAAAAACAACCAGGCTGCACTGGAGAAGGCCGAAGCCGAGTACGGTGTGCCGCCGCAATTCATCGTCGCCATCATCGGCGTGGAAACCTTCTATGGCGGCAACACCGGCAGTTGGCGGGTGATGGACGCCCTGTCGACCCTGGCCTTCGATTATCCGCCGCGTGCGCCGTTCTTCCGCAAGGAGCTGCGCGAATTTCTGCTGCTTACCCGTGAGGAACAGGTCGATCCGATCACCCTCAAGGGGTCTTATGCTGGCGCCATGGGCTTGCCACAGTTCATGCCGAGCAGTTTCCGTGCTTACGCCGTGGACTTCGATGGCGACGGCCATATCAACATCTGGAGCAACCCGACCGATGCCATCGGCAGTGTTGCCAGCTATTTCAAGCGCCACGGCTGGCAGGCCGGCGGTCAGGTCGCCAGTCGCGTCGAGGCCAGTGGTACTCGCGTCGACGAAGGCCTGACGCAGGGGCTGGATCCGGTAAAGAGCGTCGCCGAGCTGCGCGCGCTGGGCTGGCAGAGCCAGGACAAGCTGGCCGAAGATCTGCCGGTCACCGCGTTTCGTCTGGAAGGTGCGCAAGGCGATGAATACTGGTTCGGTTTGCCCAACTTCTACACCATCACCCGCTACAATCGCAGCGTGATGTATGCCATGGCGGTCAACCAACTGGCCGAACTGCTGGTCGAAGCGCGGGGTAATCGATGA